TTTTCGCGCCACTCTCCTACTGTACTGGGATGTACGGCCATCCTACGGGCGATCTGATCCACCGTCGCCGTACCGGCCATCAGGTCCAAGACTGCACGCTTGCGCTCTTCTACGCACGGCGCCCCGGCCGCGCCCGGGTTGCGTCAGCAACCGACGCTTCAGGTTCGTCCTGCGGTCGCACGTTGTCTTTCCCACAGGATAAAGCCCGCAAGCCCATGAATTCATTTCACCATCGTGATGACATCTGGCATCACCCACCCCTGCCCCTTCTGCGCCCCCCGTTGCGCGAAAAAGCGAGGGCCGGCTTTTAGCGGGGTGAGATAGCCGGTGGCCGGCTTTTTCGCACGTCTGTGGTGGCTGGCTGCCCGCTACAGGCGCTTGAAGATGACGGTGTGCGGCAGGTTGGTGTAGGGGCTCAGGTGCTCTGAGCCGGCGATGAGTTCCCAGCCGTTGGCCACGTAGAAGCGCAGGGCCGTGTCGCGGCCGTTGGCCCACAGCTGCTGCGCACCGCGCTCTTTGAGCAGGCCTTCGCCGTGCGCGAGGACCTGCGCGCCGTATCCGAGGCCCTGCAGATCGAACTCGGTGGCCATGTAGCGCAGCTGGTAGGTCAGCAGCTCCGGGTTCACCGGCGCAGGTGACGGGTAGAACGACGCGCTCACAACCACGACGCCGTTGATGAGGCCCGCGAGATGAAGGGCGTCGGCGTCGTCATCGCGCGCATCCCCCGCGTCGGCGTTGGGATCGTTGCCGCGCAGCACGCGACGACGCAGGTCGTGCAGGCGATAGGCCGGTACCGTTGTGATTACGAGGTCGCCCAATGGCAGGCGCAGGTGGTCGAGCACGATGGAGGGGTCACGATCCATGGGCTTCGTGACGCCGCTTGGGGTGAACCCCAGACGCCGATAGAACGCGTGCGCCCCGACGAGGCTTTTCGCGACGTAGAGGTTGAGGGCCACGCCACCATCGCGTCGCGCCTGGTCGGCCACGGCCTCGACGAGCGCATCGGCGATGCCGCTGCCGCGATGCGCGGGCTGCACGAAGAGGCCGAACATCCAGTGCCCGCCGCGCTGATGGTGAGGCATTCCGTACACCATGCCCACCAGCTGACCGTCATTGACGGCAACGAAGCAGCGCTGCGCAGAAACCATCGTCTGCCAGTGGGCATCATCGAATGCGAGAGCCTGGGCGTAGGTGTCGCCGAAGGCGTCGGGGGTGTCTTGCAGGGCTTCGAGTCGCAGCGCCTTCAGGGCGAGCCACTCGTCGGGCTGAGCGGGGCGGATGCGGGTCATGGGCGTAT
This DNA window, taken from Pseudomonadota bacterium, encodes the following:
- a CDS encoding GNAT family N-acetyltransferase produces the protein MKTSIAPRASAALRADGERAILLAPEDTPMTRIRPAQPDEWLALKALRLEALQDTPDAFGDTYAQALAFDDAHWQTMVSAQRCFVAVNDGQLVGMVYGMPHHQRGGHWMFGLFVQPAHRGSGIADALVEAVADQARRDGGVALNLYVAKSLVGAHAFYRRLGFTPSGVTKPMDRDPSIVLDHLRLPLGDLVITTVPAYRLHDLRRRVLRGNDPNADAGDARDDDADALHLAGLINGVVVVSASFYPSPAPVNPELLTYQLRYMATEFDLQGLGYGAQVLAHGEGLLKERGAQQLWANGRDTALRFYVANGWELIAGSEHLSPYTNLPHTVIFKRL